The following proteins are encoded in a genomic region of Opitutus sp.:
- the rpsE gene encoding 30S ribosomal protein S5 has protein sequence MSTIPPAAPAGDQQQRPPRRENRGPREIPKSYDEHGNELVEKIVFINRCAKVVKGGRRFSFSAICVVGDRKGRVGVGYGKANEVPDAIKKSTENAKKNFVTVQLKGDTIPHDVMGIADGGKVLLKPASTGTGLIAGGAVRAVLEAAGIKNILTKSSGSSNHIAVVHATLNGLLQLRTAEQIKAARSA, from the coding sequence ATGAGCACTATTCCTCCTGCAGCTCCCGCTGGTGATCAGCAGCAGCGTCCGCCCCGTCGGGAAAATCGCGGTCCTCGCGAGATCCCGAAGTCCTACGACGAGCATGGTAACGAGTTGGTTGAAAAGATCGTTTTCATTAACCGTTGCGCTAAAGTCGTTAAGGGTGGTCGTCGCTTCAGCTTCTCCGCCATTTGCGTAGTTGGTGACCGTAAAGGTCGCGTTGGTGTCGGTTACGGCAAAGCCAACGAGGTTCCCGATGCTATCAAAAAGAGCACCGAGAACGCCAAGAAGAACTTCGTGACCGTGCAGCTCAAGGGCGACACGATCCCGCACGATGTCATGGGTATTGCCGACGGCGGCAAGGTCCTCCTGAAGCCCGCTTCGACCGGTACCGGCCTCATCGCCGGTGGTGCCGTTCGCGCCGTGCTTGAGGCTGCTGGCATCAAGAACATCCTCACCAAGTCCAGCGGTTCCAGCAATCACATTGCTGTGGTGCATGCGACCCTCAACGGTCTCTTGCAGCTGCGTACCGCCGAGCAAATCAAAGCCGCCCGTTCGGCTTAA
- the rplR gene encoding 50S ribosomal protein L18, which produces MSTTRKADLLQKRRWRIRKKVFGTALRPRLAVRFTSKHIYAQAIDDQAGTTLAFLSSLDADLRKLELSANIAGAKSLGAAFAAKAKAAGITSVVFDRCGALYHGKVKVFADAAREGGLAF; this is translated from the coding sequence ATGTCCACTACTCGCAAAGCTGACCTACTCCAGAAGCGTCGTTGGCGCATTCGCAAGAAGGTTTTCGGCACGGCCCTCCGTCCCCGTTTGGCTGTTCGCTTCACCAGCAAGCACATCTACGCACAAGCTATCGACGACCAAGCCGGCACCACGCTGGCCTTCCTCTCGAGCCTCGATGCCGACCTGCGCAAGCTGGAGCTCTCCGCCAACATCGCCGGTGCCAAGTCCCTTGGTGCAGCTTTCGCCGCTAAGGCCAAGGCCGCCGGTATCACCTCCGTTGTGTTCGATCGCTGCGGCGCTCTCTACCACGGTAAAGTTAAAGTCTTCGCAGATGCCGCTCGCGAAGGTGGTCTCGCATTCTAA
- the rplF gene encoding 50S ribosomal protein L6: protein MSRVGKIPVIIPDKVKVVVTGHTVSVEGPKGKVAKTFAPVVSIVHADKTVTIAPLDESRFSRAMFGTVRSVIAAMVKGVSEGFVKDLEIQGVGFKAVLKGKQLDLALGYSHAILFDIPEGIKITVADQTKVKVEGADKQLVGMVTATIRSYYPPEPYKGKGVRIVGERVRRKEGKTVA, encoded by the coding sequence ATGTCACGCGTAGGCAAAATTCCAGTTATCATTCCTGACAAGGTTAAGGTCGTCGTTACCGGACACACCGTGTCGGTCGAAGGCCCCAAGGGCAAAGTCGCTAAGACTTTTGCTCCCGTTGTCTCCATTGTGCATGCTGACAAAACTGTCACCATTGCGCCCCTCGACGAGAGTCGTTTCTCCCGCGCCATGTTCGGCACCGTTCGCTCGGTGATCGCCGCCATGGTCAAGGGTGTATCCGAAGGCTTCGTTAAGGATCTCGAAATTCAGGGCGTCGGTTTCAAGGCTGTCCTCAAGGGCAAGCAACTTGACCTCGCGCTCGGTTATTCGCACGCGATTCTTTTCGACATCCCCGAGGGCATCAAAATCACCGTCGCCGACCAGACCAAGGTCAAGGTTGAGGGCGCTGACAAGCAGCTTGTTGGCATGGTGACTGCGACCATCCGCAGCTACTATCCGCCGGAGCCGTACAAGGGTAAGGGCGTCCGTATCGTTGGCGAGCGCGTCCGCCGTAAAGAAGGCAAGACGGTCGCTTAA
- the rpsH gene encoding 30S ribosomal protein S8, translating to MTDPVSDFLTRLRNAYKAGLAECVSPHSNLKESLAAILKSEGFVSGVSLSTDDRGHKTLVVKLKYVDNAPAVTNLSRVSTPGRRLYYSYTEIPRVLNGLGISILSTSKGLLKDQDARRQKVGGELLCKVW from the coding sequence ATGACAGATCCCGTCAGCGACTTCCTGACCCGCCTACGCAATGCGTATAAAGCTGGTCTCGCCGAGTGCGTATCGCCGCACTCCAACCTCAAGGAAAGCCTAGCCGCTATCCTTAAATCCGAAGGCTTTGTCTCCGGCGTTTCCCTTTCGACTGATGACCGTGGTCACAAGACCCTGGTTGTTAAGCTCAAGTATGTGGACAACGCTCCGGCAGTCACAAATCTCTCCCGCGTTTCGACCCCCGGTCGCCGCCTCTACTACAGCTACACGGAGATCCCCCGCGTGCTGAACGGTCTCGGCATCAGCATCCTTTCGACCTCGAAGGGCCTGTTGAAGGACCAAGATGCCCGTCGCCAAAAAGTTGGCGGCGAATTGCTCTGCAAAGTCTGGTAA
- the rpsN gene encoding 30S ribosomal protein S14, producing MPKTSAINKNEKRKALVAKFAVQRAELKAILANPVTNDEEFFAAQKKLQKLPRNSAKNRIRNRCSMSGRPRAFIRKFGVSRITFRELALNGKIPGVTKSSW from the coding sequence ATGCCGAAGACATCCGCCATCAACAAAAACGAGAAGCGCAAGGCTCTCGTCGCTAAGTTCGCCGTTCAACGCGCCGAGCTCAAAGCCATCCTCGCTAATCCTGTCACGAACGACGAAGAGTTTTTCGCCGCACAGAAAAAGCTTCAGAAACTCCCCCGTAACTCCGCGAAGAATCGCATTCGTAACCGTTGCTCCATGAGCGGTCGCCCTCGCGCCTTCATTCGCAAGTTCGGCGTTTCGCGTATCACCTTCCGCGAGCTTGCTCTGAACGGCAAGATCCCGGGCGTGACCAAGTCCTCTTGGTAA
- the rplE gene encoding 50S ribosomal protein L5, whose protein sequence is MSNNTPFLKKHYTEQVVPALVKSRGYKNTHQLPKIVKISINTGIDAEADKNQIADIQRDLALIAGQKPVLSKSKKAISNFKLREGQVVGAHVTLRGERMWDFLYRLLAVALPTIRDFRGVGSKLDGQGNYNLGVADFTIFPEITVENVKKAMGLDITIVTTASTDDEGRELLKLLGMPFRRTEQQVAADAAAAKNNAA, encoded by the coding sequence ATGAGCAATAACACTCCTTTCCTTAAAAAACACTACACCGAGCAGGTTGTCCCTGCCTTGGTCAAAAGCCGCGGCTACAAAAACACCCACCAGTTGCCGAAGATCGTAAAGATCTCCATCAACACGGGTATTGATGCAGAAGCCGACAAAAACCAGATCGCCGACATTCAGCGCGATCTTGCCCTCATTGCTGGTCAAAAACCAGTTCTGTCGAAGTCCAAGAAGGCTATCTCGAACTTCAAGCTGCGCGAGGGTCAGGTCGTCGGTGCGCACGTCACCCTCCGTGGTGAGCGCATGTGGGATTTCCTCTATCGCCTTCTCGCGGTAGCACTTCCTACTATCCGCGACTTCCGCGGCGTCGGCTCCAAGCTCGACGGTCAGGGCAACTACAATCTCGGCGTCGCCGACTTCACCATTTTCCCGGAAATCACCGTTGAGAATGTGAAGAAGGCCATGGGTCTTGATATCACCATCGTGACCACCGCATCCACGGATGACGAAGGCCGCGAACTCCTCAAGCTCCTCGGCATGCCCTTCCGTCGCACCGAGCAGCAGGTCGCCGCCGACGCGGCCGCCGCCAAGAACAACGCAGCCTAA
- a CDS encoding 50S ribosomal protein L24: protein MSVKYHVKRGDDVVVIAGSQKGKSGKVIEILPAKDRVRVEGVAMLKRHMKKSEANPAGAIVEREGSVHVSNLQKKAVFDASKKRAAKA, encoded by the coding sequence ATGTCCGTTAAATATCACGTAAAACGCGGCGACGATGTCGTCGTTATCGCCGGTTCCCAAAAAGGTAAATCGGGCAAAGTCATCGAGATCCTTCCCGCTAAGGATCGCGTTCGCGTTGAAGGCGTCGCGATGCTCAAGCGCCACATGAAGAAGTCCGAGGCCAACCCCGCCGGCGCTATTGTTGAGCGCGAGGGTTCGGTCCACGTTTCCAATCTGCAGAAGAAAGCCGTGTTCGACGCGTCCAAAAAACGCGCCGCCAAGGCCTAA
- the rplN gene encoding 50S ribosomal protein L14, with amino-acid sequence MLQLRSWVEVADNTGARRAMYISKKGQNTTTAGVGDVVTLHIKESSTDASVKKGEVHKAVIIRTKAPVRRADGSYLRFDSNAVVILTADGNPKGTRIFGPVARELRAKNFMKIISLAPEVL; translated from the coding sequence ATGCTACAACTCCGTTCATGGGTAGAAGTCGCTGATAACACAGGCGCTCGTCGCGCGATGTATATCAGCAAAAAAGGTCAGAACACCACCACCGCTGGCGTCGGTGATGTCGTCACCCTCCACATCAAGGAAAGCTCCACCGATGCTTCCGTGAAAAAGGGTGAGGTTCACAAGGCCGTCATCATCCGCACCAAGGCTCCGGTTCGCCGCGCCGATGGTAGCTACCTGCGTTTCGACAGCAACGCCGTCGTCATCCTCACTGCGGATGGCAATCCCAAGGGCACCCGTATCTTCGGCCCTGTCGCTCGCGAACTGCGTGCGAAAAACTTCATGAAGATCATCTCGCTCGCTCCGGAGGTCCTCTAA
- the rpsQ gene encoding 30S ribosomal protein S17: protein MSTTTRNSRKDLTGFVTSRSGDKSIKVTVPYKIPHPRYQKTINRKTVVHVHDEKNETKVGDKVEIMETRPLSRLKRWRIVKIIQAAVAADGAAISENDVADLVPTKTTKA, encoded by the coding sequence ATGTCCACCACGACCCGCAATTCTCGCAAGGACCTCACCGGTTTCGTCACCAGCCGCTCTGGCGACAAGTCCATCAAGGTTACCGTTCCCTACAAGATCCCGCATCCGCGTTACCAGAAGACCATCAATCGTAAAACCGTTGTGCACGTGCACGACGAGAAGAACGAGACCAAGGTCGGTGACAAGGTCGAGATCATGGAGACTCGTCCGCTGAGCCGCCTCAAGCGCTGGCGCATCGTCAAAATCATTCAAGCTGCCGTTGCCGCCGATGGCGCTGCGATCAGCGAAAATGATGTTGCCGATCTCGTCCCCACCAAGACGACCAAGGCTTAA
- the rpmC gene encoding 50S ribosomal protein L29, protein MSKKINPINELASAELDAKLTENREKLLHLRLRKQTGQVEKTHELRILRKDIARLETARTAKNKKAAA, encoded by the coding sequence ATGAGCAAGAAGATCAATCCCATTAACGAGCTAGCCTCCGCTGAGCTCGACGCCAAGCTGACCGAAAACCGCGAAAAGCTTCTTCACCTCCGCCTGCGCAAGCAGACCGGCCAGGTCGAGAAGACCCACGAGCTGCGTATCCTGCGTAAGGATATCGCCCGTCTCGAGACTGCGCGCACCGCCAAGAATAAGAAGGCCGCCGCCTAA
- the rplP gene encoding 50S ribosomal protein L16 — protein sequence MALAPARTKYRKSQKGSRKGNAKRGNTISFGEFGLQSLSRGPMTGQQIEAARVTISRHLKRKGKLWIRVFPHKPITKKPAETRMGSGKGPVEYYVAQIKPGAVLFELGGVTVTVAKEAFRLADAKLPFRCRFIVREGTAA from the coding sequence ATGGCTCTCGCTCCAGCACGCACCAAATATCGTAAGTCACAAAAGGGTTCCCGTAAGGGTAACGCCAAGCGTGGTAACACGATTTCCTTCGGCGAATTCGGTCTCCAATCCCTCAGCCGTGGTCCTATGACCGGCCAACAGATTGAGGCCGCCCGAGTCACCATTTCGCGCCATCTAAAGCGCAAGGGTAAACTCTGGATTCGCGTTTTCCCCCACAAGCCAATCACTAAGAAACCTGCCGAAACGCGCATGGGCTCTGGTAAAGGTCCGGTCGAATATTATGTCGCCCAGATCAAGCCAGGTGCAGTCCTGTTCGAACTCGGTGGTGTCACCGTGACCGTCGCAAAAGAGGCTTTCCGCCTTGCCGACGCCAAACTGCCCTTCCGTTGCCGCTTCATTGTGCGCGAAGGCACCGCCGCCTAA
- the rpsC gene encoding 30S ribosomal protein S3, which yields MGQKTNPIGFRLAVRRNWQSRWYASKKDFAKLLFEDQIIREKLMEKLKQASVPRIFIERASNRVRVKIYTARPGLVIGRKGAEIENIKAELAKLTGKDVLLDIQEVKKPEIEAQLVAENVCLQLERRIAFRRAMKKAVELAMALGAEGIRIQSSGRLGGADIARREWQRKGRVPLHTLRENIDYGFAEAKTVYGKIGVKCWICKKEADTTL from the coding sequence ATGGGCCAAAAGACCAATCCAATCGGCTTCCGTCTAGCCGTTCGCCGCAACTGGCAATCCCGCTGGTATGCTTCCAAGAAGGACTTCGCTAAGCTCCTCTTCGAAGATCAAATCATCCGTGAGAAACTCATGGAGAAGCTCAAGCAGGCTTCTGTTCCCCGTATCTTCATCGAGCGCGCGTCCAACCGCGTTCGCGTCAAGATCTACACCGCCCGTCCGGGTCTGGTGATCGGCCGCAAGGGCGCCGAGATCGAGAACATCAAGGCCGAGCTCGCAAAGCTCACCGGCAAGGACGTCCTCCTTGACATCCAAGAGGTCAAGAAGCCCGAGATCGAAGCTCAGCTTGTTGCCGAAAACGTATGCTTGCAGCTCGAACGCCGCATCGCTTTCCGCCGCGCCATGAAAAAGGCCGTTGAGTTGGCCATGGCGCTCGGTGCCGAGGGCATTCGTATTCAATCTTCCGGTCGTCTCGGTGGTGCCGACATCGCTCGTCGCGAATGGCAGCGCAAGGGTCGTGTTCCTCTCCACACGCTCCGCGAAAACATCGACTACGGGTTCGCTGAAGCGAAGACCGTTTACGGCAAGATCGGCGTCAAATGCTGGATCTGCAAAAAGGAAGCTGACACGACGCTCTAA
- the rplV gene encoding 50S ribosomal protein L22: MEVQALTRYARMSPKKVREVVRTIQGRKANDAVDLLTLIPRKSARLIVKTLKSAIANAENNNNLSSDNLFVKSALVENGPVLKRFKAGARGTAMPRRKKMSHILIVLSDGNSN; encoded by the coding sequence ATGGAAGTCCAAGCCCTCACTCGCTACGCGCGCATGTCCCCTAAAAAGGTGCGCGAAGTCGTTCGTACCATCCAAGGTCGCAAAGCCAACGATGCCGTCGATCTCCTTACGCTCATCCCGCGTAAGTCCGCCCGCCTGATCGTGAAGACGCTCAAGAGCGCCATCGCTAACGCCGAAAACAACAACAACCTCTCCTCCGACAATCTGTTCGTGAAGAGCGCGTTGGTTGAAAACGGACCCGTCTTGAAGCGCTTCAAGGCCGGTGCCCGCGGTACCGCGATGCCCCGCCGTAAGAAGATGTCCCACATCCTCATCGTCCTCTCCGACGGTAACTCCAACTAA
- the rpsS gene encoding 30S ribosomal protein S19, producing the protein MARSIKKGFFVDYHLLEKIEKAIKAGGSKKPIQTWSRRSTITPDFIGHTFSVHNGKAFISVHVTENMVGHKLGEFALTRVFKGHGGMTRKEI; encoded by the coding sequence ATGGCACGCTCCATCAAAAAAGGTTTCTTTGTCGATTACCACCTGCTCGAGAAAATCGAGAAGGCCATCAAGGCCGGTGGTTCCAAGAAACCCATCCAAACCTGGTCCCGCCGCTCGACGATTACGCCCGATTTCATCGGCCACACGTTCAGCGTTCATAACGGCAAAGCCTTCATCTCGGTTCACGTCACCGAGAACATGGTCGGTCACAAGCTCGGCGAATTCGCGCTCACCCGCGTGTTCAAGGGCCACGGTGGCATGACCCGCAAGGAAATCTAA
- the rplB gene encoding 50S ribosomal protein L2: MPLTPVRRPLTPSQRFTQLNKPEGLSKKRPEAKLTEPKPKSGGRNVYGRITCRRRGGGHKKLYRIIDFMRDILDMPARVQAIEYDPNRTAHIALIAYSSGEKRYILAPKGLKAGDTIVTSNKAALNDFNVGNNFPLSIIPPSTKLHNVELVPGRGAQLGRTAGTSIELVNVENGFAQIKLPSGEVRLVNANCRATIGEVGNADQINASLGKAGRNRWLGKRPRQRGVAMNPVDHPNGGGQGKSKGGGGRQHLVSPWGQLAKGFPTRKRSKPSSSQILVRHNGRKPRGKK, translated from the coding sequence ATGCCTCTCACTCCTGTACGTCGTCCCCTCACGCCTTCCCAGCGCTTCACGCAGCTGAACAAGCCTGAGGGTCTTTCCAAAAAACGCCCCGAGGCCAAGCTCACCGAGCCCAAGCCTAAGAGCGGTGGTCGTAACGTCTATGGTCGCATCACCTGCCGTCGTCGCGGCGGTGGCCATAAGAAGCTTTACCGCATCATCGATTTCATGCGCGACATCCTCGACATGCCCGCCCGCGTGCAGGCCATCGAGTATGATCCGAATCGTACTGCCCACATCGCTCTCATCGCTTATTCGAGCGGCGAAAAGCGTTACATCCTTGCCCCCAAGGGCCTCAAGGCTGGCGACACCATCGTCACCTCGAACAAGGCTGCGTTGAATGATTTCAACGTGGGTAACAATTTCCCGCTCTCGATCATCCCTCCGTCCACCAAGCTGCACAACGTCGAGCTCGTTCCCGGTCGCGGGGCGCAACTCGGCCGTACCGCTGGTACCTCCATTGAGTTGGTCAACGTCGAGAACGGTTTTGCCCAAATCAAGCTTCCCTCTGGCGAAGTTCGTTTGGTCAACGCCAACTGCCGCGCCACCATTGGTGAGGTCGGTAACGCCGACCAGATCAACGCTTCGCTCGGTAAAGCCGGTCGTAATCGTTGGCTTGGCAAACGCCCCCGCCAGCGCGGTGTGGCGATGAACCCGGTCGATCACCCCAACGGTGGTGGTCAGGGTAAATCCAAGGGTGGTGGCGGTCGCCAACACCTCGTTTCTCCTTGGGGTCAGCTCGCCAAGGGTTTCCCGACGCGCAAACGCTCCAAGCCTTCCAGCTCCCAGATCCTTGTTCGCCATAACGGTCGCAAGCCCCGCGGAAAGAAGTAA
- the rplW gene encoding 50S ribosomal protein L23 — protein sequence MIPNVLKLVRLTEKSNKLSSELGQYTFEVAITSNKHQIAVAVEKAFKVTVTRVNTAVIRGKNKKSRQGRPSMTSNYKKAVVTLKAGDKIELV from the coding sequence ATGATCCCTAACGTCCTGAAACTCGTCCGTCTCACCGAGAAGTCCAACAAGCTCTCTTCCGAGCTTGGCCAGTACACCTTCGAAGTAGCGATCACCAGCAACAAGCACCAGATCGCCGTAGCCGTTGAAAAAGCCTTCAAGGTCACGGTTACCCGCGTCAACACCGCCGTCATCCGCGGTAAAAACAAAAAGAGCCGTCAAGGCCGCCCGAGCATGACTTCTAACTACAAGAAGGCCGTCGTGACTCTTAAGGCCGGCGACAAGATCGAGCTCGTCTAA
- the rplD gene encoding 50S ribosomal protein L4 has protein sequence MKLKVFSSDGKTSREQDFAGIPVFEGDKGLQAVKEVIVAINANNRLGTHSTKTRGEVSGGGKKPWRQKGTGRARAGSTRSPIWVGGGVVFGPKPRDYSKKINSKVKALAFSRALFDRLSAGEVDVIERWEVAPVKTQVLDAVIARIAPVGKILIVDSEFTADTARAACNLQRISLQEACTLNTLDLAQYKKIIVSTTALEAIIARVNGGKN, from the coding sequence ATGAAACTCAAAGTTTTCAGCTCTGACGGTAAGACCTCCCGCGAACAAGATTTCGCCGGTATCCCCGTATTCGAAGGCGACAAAGGCCTCCAAGCCGTCAAGGAAGTGATCGTCGCGATCAATGCCAACAACCGTCTCGGCACCCACTCCACGAAAACCCGTGGCGAAGTGTCCGGCGGCGGCAAAAAGCCCTGGCGCCAAAAGGGCACCGGTCGCGCTCGCGCCGGTTCCACCCGCTCCCCGATCTGGGTCGGCGGTGGCGTTGTCTTCGGGCCCAAGCCCCGCGACTACTCCAAGAAGATCAACTCCAAGGTCAAGGCCCTCGCTTTCAGCCGCGCGCTGTTCGATCGTCTTTCCGCTGGTGAAGTTGACGTCATCGAGCGTTGGGAAGTTGCCCCCGTTAAGACCCAGGTCTTGGACGCGGTCATCGCCCGCATCGCTCCCGTAGGCAAGATCCTCATCGTGGACTCCGAGTTCACCGCCGACACGGCCCGCGCCGCCTGCAACCTTCAGCGTATCTCGCTCCAGGAAGCCTGCACGCTCAACACGCTCGATCTCGCGCAATACAAGAAGATCATCGTCAGCACCACCGCTCTGGAGGCTATCATCGCCCGCGTCAACGGAGGTAAGAACTAA
- the rplC gene encoding 50S ribosomal protein L3, with protein sequence MSISTLLGKKIGMTQVYDAQNVLVPVTVVEAGPCPVVQIKTIQVDGYNAVQIGFSKQKSKNASKAEKNHAAKAGLEDAPRVLSEVRLDAPSTNKVGDVITVSTFTEGQLVDVTGVTKGKGFQGVVKRFRVGGGPATHGSMFHRRIGSIGMRQTPGRVWKNQAMPGHMGQLQRTLQNLLIVKVLPEKNLILVKGAIPGANGDDVIVRTAIKGQPKKA encoded by the coding sequence ATGTCAATCAGCACCCTACTCGGTAAAAAAATCGGGATGACGCAGGTCTACGACGCACAAAACGTCTTAGTCCCCGTCACCGTGGTCGAAGCCGGCCCATGCCCGGTCGTCCAAATCAAGACGATTCAGGTCGACGGTTACAACGCCGTCCAGATCGGTTTCTCCAAGCAGAAATCCAAGAACGCCTCCAAGGCCGAAAAGAACCACGCCGCCAAGGCTGGTCTTGAAGACGCTCCGCGCGTTCTTAGCGAAGTTCGCCTCGATGCGCCTTCGACCAACAAAGTCGGTGATGTGATCACCGTCTCCACTTTCACTGAAGGCCAGCTTGTTGACGTCACTGGCGTCACCAAGGGCAAAGGCTTCCAGGGCGTTGTGAAGCGTTTCCGTGTTGGTGGCGGTCCGGCCACGCACGGTTCCATGTTCCATCGCCGTATCGGTTCGATCGGTATGCGCCAGACTCCTGGCCGCGTTTGGAAGAACCAAGCGATGCCTGGCCACATGGGCCAGCTCCAGCGCACCCTTCAGAACCTTTTGATCGTTAAAGTTCTTCCCGAGAAGAACCTTATCTTGGTCAAAGGTGCCATCCCTGGCGCCAATGGTGACGACGTCATCGTTCGCACCGCCATCAAGGGTCAGCCCAAGAAAGCCTAA
- the rpsJ gene encoding 30S ribosomal protein S10 — protein MKGQRIRIKLRGYDYRVIDQSASEIVETAKRSGARVSGPIPLPTRIEKLTVNRSPHVDKKSMEQFETRTHKRLIDIIEPTAQTVDELKKLNLPSGVDITITV, from the coding sequence ATGAAAGGCCAACGCATTCGCATCAAACTTCGGGGCTACGACTATCGCGTAATCGACCAGTCCGCATCCGAAATCGTAGAAACAGCCAAGCGCTCCGGCGCTCGTGTCTCCGGGCCCATCCCGTTGCCCACGCGCATCGAAAAGCTGACGGTTAACCGTTCGCCGCACGTCGACAAAAAGTCGATGGAGCAGTTCGAAACGCGGACCCACAAGCGTCTTATCGACATCATTGAGCCCACCGCCCAGACGGTCGACGAGCTCAAGAAATTAAATCTTCCTTCCGGCGTTGACATCACCATCACGGTGTGA